In a genomic window of Azospirillum baldaniorum:
- a CDS encoding ribose-phosphate pyrophosphokinase, which yields MKVLAGNSNRPLAEAISTCLGVPLTKASIRRFSDMEVFVEILENVRGEDVFVVQSTSFPANDNLMELLVTIDALRRGSARRITAVLPYYGYARQDRKTGPRTPISAKLVANLITQAGANRVLTMDLHAGQIQGFFDIPTDNLMAAPVFEKDIRATFEDIGEVTMVSPDVGGVVRARSLAKRLDADLAIIDKRRERAGVSEVMNIIGDVKNRRCILLDDIVDSGGTLCNAAVALMDAGAKSVHAYCTHGVLSGGAVARVAVSPLEQLVTTDSIQATEAVRVSRNIRQLTIAPLLADAITRISEERSVSSLFS from the coding sequence ATGAAGGTGCTTGCCGGCAACAGCAACCGTCCGCTGGCCGAGGCCATCTCCACCTGTCTCGGCGTGCCGCTGACCAAAGCGAGCATCCGCCGTTTTTCGGACATGGAGGTGTTCGTCGAAATCCTGGAGAACGTGCGCGGCGAAGACGTGTTCGTGGTCCAGTCGACGTCGTTCCCGGCCAACGACAACCTGATGGAGCTGCTGGTCACCATCGACGCCCTGCGTCGCGGGTCGGCCCGGCGCATCACGGCGGTCCTCCCCTACTACGGCTATGCGCGCCAGGACCGCAAGACCGGCCCGCGCACGCCGATCTCGGCCAAGCTGGTCGCCAACCTGATCACCCAGGCCGGCGCCAACCGCGTGCTGACCATGGACCTGCACGCGGGTCAGATCCAGGGCTTCTTCGACATTCCGACCGACAACCTGATGGCCGCCCCGGTGTTCGAGAAGGACATCCGCGCGACCTTCGAGGACATCGGCGAGGTGACGATGGTGTCGCCCGACGTCGGCGGTGTGGTGCGCGCCCGCTCGCTGGCCAAGCGGCTGGACGCCGATCTCGCCATCATCGACAAGCGGCGTGAGCGCGCCGGCGTGTCGGAGGTGATGAACATCATCGGCGACGTCAAGAACCGCCGCTGCATCCTGCTGGACGACATCGTGGATTCGGGCGGCACGCTGTGCAACGCCGCGGTCGCCCTGATGGACGCCGGCGCGAAGTCGGTCCACGCCTATTGCACCCACGGCGTCCTGTCCGGCGGCGCGGTGGCCCGCGTGGCCGTGTCGCCGCTGGAGCAGCTCGTCACCACCGACAGCATCCAGGCGACCGAGGCCGTGCGCGTGTCCCGCAACATCCGCCAGCTCACCATCGCCCCGCTGCTCGCCGACGCGATCACGCGCATCAGCGAGGAGCGTTCGGTGTCGAGCCTGTTCTCGTAA
- the pgeF gene encoding peptidoglycan editing factor PgeF: protein MITLGALNDITHIRHAFFTRTGGVSTGLYASLNVGFGSGDAPAAVAENRARAAARMDVPPERLVTCYQVHSPTCVAVTEPWTPDQAPHADAMATDRPGIALGILTADCAPVLFADEKARVIGAAHAGWKGAKGGVLEATIARMEELGAKRNRIVAAIGPCIAQRSYEVGPEFPAPFLDEDPRNRDYFAPARRPDHFLFDLAGYITRRLGDTGVEIIQRCPNDTVVEEDRFFSYRRSCLRGEKDYGRGLSAIVLQG from the coding sequence GTGATTACGCTTGGCGCGCTGAACGACATCACCCACATCCGACACGCCTTCTTCACCCGCACCGGCGGCGTGTCGACGGGGCTGTACGCCTCGCTGAACGTCGGCTTCGGCTCCGGGGACGCGCCCGCCGCCGTTGCGGAGAACCGCGCGCGCGCCGCGGCCCGCATGGACGTTCCGCCGGAGCGGCTCGTCACCTGCTATCAGGTGCACAGCCCGACCTGCGTCGCCGTCACCGAGCCCTGGACGCCCGATCAGGCGCCCCACGCCGACGCCATGGCGACCGACCGTCCGGGCATCGCGCTGGGCATCCTGACCGCCGACTGCGCCCCGGTGCTGTTCGCCGACGAGAAGGCCCGCGTCATCGGCGCCGCCCACGCCGGCTGGAAGGGCGCCAAGGGCGGCGTTCTGGAGGCGACCATCGCGCGGATGGAGGAGTTGGGCGCCAAGCGCAACCGCATCGTCGCCGCCATCGGCCCCTGCATCGCCCAGCGCTCCTACGAGGTCGGGCCGGAATTCCCCGCCCCCTTCCTGGATGAGGACCCGCGCAACCGCGATTACTTCGCGCCGGCCCGCCGCCCGGATCATTTCCTGTTCGATCTGGCCGGCTACATCACCCGCCGCCTGGGCGACACCGGGGTGGAGATCATCCAGCGCTGCCCCAACGACACGGTGGTCGAGGAGGACCGCTTCTTCAGCTACCGCCGGTCCTGCCTGCGCGGCGAAAAGGACTATGGGCGCGGCCTGTCGGCCATCGTCCTTCAGGGCTGA
- a CDS encoding class I SAM-dependent methyltransferase — protein MSDAAPNCLAHHLARRIVMDGPLSVAAFMAEALGHPRFGYYMRQDPFGVSGDFTTAPEISQMFGELAGLWCVDTWARLGGPASFHLVELGPGRGTLMQDALRAAALVPAFREAAQVHLVETSPTLRARQKETLAGLPVAWHDRLEDVPEGPTLILANEFFDALPIRQVQKTNHGWFERLIDIDPAVPTDTTADTPRFRFVLEAFGSAGARLIPPALRDAPEGSVVEVSPASQAVARLIGERLAAHPGAALVIDYGYRGGPAVGDTLQALRRHAYAPVLDAPGEADLTAHVDFAAIAAAAREGGAESFGPVDQGDWLVRLGIQPRAAALKRNATATQAADIDSALARLIGPDQMGTLFKVLALASPGLGPPAGFESPGLAS, from the coding sequence ATGAGTGATGCCGCCCCGAATTGCCTCGCCCACCACCTCGCCCGCCGCATCGTGATGGACGGGCCGCTGTCGGTCGCCGCCTTCATGGCGGAGGCACTGGGGCACCCGCGCTTCGGCTACTACATGCGCCAGGACCCCTTCGGCGTGTCCGGCGACTTCACCACCGCCCCGGAAATCAGCCAGATGTTCGGCGAGCTGGCCGGGCTGTGGTGCGTCGACACCTGGGCGCGGCTGGGCGGCCCCGCCTCCTTCCATCTGGTGGAGCTGGGTCCGGGCCGCGGCACGCTGATGCAGGACGCCCTGCGCGCCGCCGCGCTCGTCCCCGCCTTCCGCGAAGCCGCCCAGGTCCATCTGGTGGAAACCAGCCCGACGCTGCGCGCCCGCCAGAAGGAAACTTTGGCCGGCCTTCCGGTCGCTTGGCACGACCGGCTGGAGGACGTGCCCGAGGGCCCGACCCTGATCCTCGCCAACGAGTTCTTCGACGCCCTGCCCATCCGTCAGGTCCAGAAGACCAACCACGGCTGGTTCGAGCGGCTGATCGACATCGACCCCGCCGTGCCCACCGATACGACGGCCGACACGCCCCGCTTCCGCTTCGTCCTGGAGGCCTTCGGCAGCGCCGGCGCCCGGCTGATCCCGCCGGCCCTGCGCGACGCGCCGGAAGGCAGCGTGGTCGAGGTCTCCCCGGCCTCCCAGGCGGTGGCCCGCCTGATCGGGGAGCGTCTGGCCGCCCACCCTGGCGCGGCGCTGGTGATCGACTACGGCTACCGCGGCGGGCCGGCGGTCGGCGACACGCTCCAGGCGCTGCGCCGCCACGCCTACGCCCCGGTGCTGGACGCACCGGGCGAGGCCGACCTGACCGCCCATGTGGATTTCGCCGCCATCGCCGCCGCGGCCCGCGAGGGCGGGGCGGAGAGCTTCGGCCCGGTGGACCAGGGCGACTGGCTGGTCCGGCTGGGCATCCAGCCGCGCGCCGCCGCGCTGAAGCGCAACGCCACGGCGACGCAGGCCGCGGACATCGACTCCGCATTGGCCCGCTTGATCGGGCCCGACCAAATGGGCACCCTCTTCAAGGTTCTGGCCCTCGCCTCCCCCGGCCTGGGGCCTCCGGCGGGCTTCGAAAGCCCGGGTCTGGCATCCTGA
- a CDS encoding cold-shock protein, giving the protein MKWFDPVKGFGFVAPQDGTTDAFLHFSVLNRAGLHEIGEGAELLCRVVPGAKGPQVADILDVLSTGTPAESRNTRHDAASGPEEELTGTVKWFKPEQGFGFVTADDGAKDVFVHKSVLRRCNLTGLESGQRVLLRARAAPKGREASWVVLL; this is encoded by the coding sequence GTGAAGTGGTTCGATCCGGTCAAGGGCTTCGGCTTCGTGGCGCCGCAGGACGGGACGACCGATGCCTTCCTGCACTTCTCCGTCCTGAACCGGGCCGGGCTGCACGAGATCGGCGAGGGGGCGGAGCTTCTGTGCCGGGTGGTTCCGGGGGCCAAGGGGCCGCAGGTTGCCGACATCCTGGACGTTCTGAGCACCGGCACGCCTGCCGAAAGCCGCAACACGCGCCACGACGCAGCGTCCGGCCCCGAGGAGGAACTGACGGGCACCGTGAAGTGGTTCAAGCCGGAGCAGGGCTTCGGATTTGTCACGGCGGACGACGGGGCCAAGGACGTCTTCGTCCACAAGAGCGTCCTGCGCCGCTGCAACCTGACCGGATTGGAGTCCGGACAGCGGGTGCTGTTGCGGGCGCGCGCCGCGCCGAAAGGGCGGGAGGCGTCCTGGGTCGTGCTGCTGTGA
- the rfaD gene encoding ADP-glyceromanno-heptose 6-epimerase, giving the protein MIVVTGGAGFIGSNLVAALAARGITNVAVIDRFGDGEKWQNLAKRELATLVAPENALAFLDQHAAEIDVIFHLGAISATTERDVDKIVANNVALTLDLWRWSSWRGARLIYASSAATYGDGSAGFDDDGSPEALAALRPLNAYGWSKHLIDRRVARVVSEGDILPPQWAGLKFFNVYGPNERHKDDMMSVVAKLHPKLKAGEPARLFKSHRPEFEDGGQLRDFIFVDDCVAVMLWLYDNPQVSGLFNVGTGKARSFKDLALATFAALGLEPRVEYFDMPAELQGKYQYFTEARTERLRAAGFDQPFTELEEGVRRYVQDFLSQPDPYR; this is encoded by the coding sequence ATGATCGTGGTCACCGGTGGGGCCGGTTTCATCGGCTCGAATCTCGTGGCGGCCCTGGCCGCGCGCGGGATCACCAACGTCGCGGTGATCGACCGCTTCGGCGACGGGGAGAAGTGGCAGAATCTCGCCAAGCGGGAACTCGCCACCCTCGTCGCACCGGAAAACGCGCTCGCCTTCCTTGACCAGCACGCCGCGGAGATCGACGTGATCTTCCACCTCGGCGCCATCTCGGCGACGACGGAACGCGACGTGGACAAGATCGTCGCCAACAACGTGGCGCTGACGCTGGACCTGTGGCGCTGGTCCTCCTGGCGGGGGGCGCGGCTGATCTACGCCTCCTCCGCCGCGACCTACGGCGACGGCTCCGCCGGCTTCGACGACGACGGGTCGCCGGAGGCGCTGGCGGCCCTGCGCCCGCTCAACGCCTATGGCTGGTCCAAGCATCTGATCGACCGCCGCGTCGCCCGCGTGGTGAGCGAGGGCGACATCCTGCCGCCGCAGTGGGCGGGCCTGAAGTTCTTCAACGTCTACGGCCCGAACGAGCGGCACAAGGACGACATGATGAGCGTCGTCGCCAAGCTGCACCCCAAGCTCAAGGCCGGGGAACCGGCGCGGCTGTTCAAGTCCCACCGCCCGGAGTTCGAGGATGGCGGGCAGCTCCGCGATTTCATCTTCGTGGACGACTGCGTGGCGGTGATGCTCTGGCTGTATGACAACCCGCAGGTCAGCGGGCTGTTCAACGTCGGCACCGGCAAGGCCCGCAGCTTCAAGGATCTGGCGCTCGCCACCTTCGCCGCTCTGGGGCTGGAGCCGCGCGTCGAGTATTTCGACATGCCGGCCGAGCTTCAGGGCAAATACCAGTATTTCACCGAGGCGCGCACCGAACGCCTGCGCGCCGCCGGATTCGACCAGCCTTTCACCGAGCTGGAAGAGGGCGTGCGCCGCTACGTCCAAGATTTCCTGTCGCAGCCCGACCCCTACCGCTGA
- a CDS encoding bacteriohemerythrin has protein sequence MTMDAHREDTHRSDGRGGDGRSDWRSARMVLDNGGLDADHRMQHELIRRFVALPGEEAERKPALALLNELRRVSVRHFLREERVQASMRYPHLEEHRAQHRRLATLLDDIIGQVDAEESAFEYSYVKAKADELLQFWFFDHFVKADLPMKSHLAKFAVR, from the coding sequence ATGACGATGGACGCGCACCGGGAAGACACGCATCGGAGCGATGGGCGGGGCGGCGACGGGCGAAGCGATTGGCGCAGCGCGCGGATGGTGCTCGACAACGGCGGACTGGACGCCGACCACCGGATGCAGCACGAACTGATCCGCCGCTTCGTCGCCCTGCCGGGCGAGGAAGCGGAGCGCAAGCCGGCGCTGGCCCTGCTGAACGAGCTGCGCCGCGTCTCCGTCCGCCATTTCCTGCGGGAAGAGCGGGTCCAGGCCTCGATGCGCTACCCGCATCTGGAGGAACACCGGGCGCAGCACCGCCGGCTGGCCACCCTGCTGGACGACATCATCGGGCAGGTGGACGCCGAGGAGTCGGCCTTCGAATACAGCTATGTGAAGGCCAAGGCGGACGAGCTTCTGCAATTCTGGTTCTTCGACCATTTCGTGAAGGCCGACCTGCCCATGAAATCGCACCTTGCGAAGTTCGCCGTGCGGTGA
- the lgt gene encoding prolipoprotein diacylglyceryl transferase has translation MLAIAFPAIDPVAFELGPIVIRWYALAYLAGFVLGWRYCLALARRTPGRPSAEDYDDFLTWAVVGVILGGRIGYVLFYNLPFYLQNPLDALMVWHGGMSFHGGLIGVLGAILLFCWRRGLSPLAFGDLIAAAAPIGLFFGRIANFINGELYGRPAPDVSWAVVFPRDPLQVPRHPSQLYEAFLEGAVLFVLLAILVRMPAVRGRAGMTAGIFFIGYGLSRIIAEFFREPDAQLGFLYAGATMGQLLSVPMVLFGVWLVAQARRRPAAV, from the coding sequence ATGCTCGCCATCGCCTTTCCCGCCATCGACCCCGTGGCGTTCGAACTCGGGCCGATCGTCATCCGCTGGTACGCGCTGGCCTATCTGGCGGGCTTCGTGCTCGGCTGGCGCTACTGCCTGGCGCTGGCCCGCCGCACGCCCGGCCGCCCCTCGGCGGAGGATTACGACGACTTCCTGACCTGGGCCGTGGTCGGCGTCATCCTGGGTGGACGGATCGGCTACGTGCTGTTCTACAACCTGCCCTTCTACCTCCAGAATCCGCTCGACGCGCTGATGGTCTGGCACGGCGGGATGTCCTTCCACGGCGGGCTGATCGGCGTCCTCGGCGCGATCCTGCTGTTCTGCTGGAGGCGGGGCCTGTCGCCGCTGGCCTTCGGCGACCTGATCGCCGCGGCGGCCCCCATCGGGCTGTTCTTCGGCCGCATCGCCAACTTCATCAACGGCGAGCTGTACGGCCGCCCGGCCCCCGACGTGTCCTGGGCGGTTGTGTTCCCGCGCGACCCGCTGCAGGTGCCGCGGCACCCCAGCCAGCTCTATGAAGCCTTCCTGGAGGGGGCGGTGCTGTTCGTCCTCCTGGCCATCCTGGTGCGGATGCCCGCCGTGCGCGGGCGGGCGGGCATGACGGCGGGCATCTTCTTCATCGGTTACGGCCTGTCGCGCATCATCGCGGAGTTCTTCCGCGAGCCGGACGCGCAGCTTGGCTTCCTCTACGCCGGGGCGACGATGGGACAACTTCTGTCGGTGCCGATGGTTCTGTTCGGTGTGTGGCTGGTCGCCCAGGCCCGCCGCCGCCCCGCCGCCGTCTGA
- a CDS encoding long-chain-fatty-acid--CoA ligase — protein MGDAARTLPDQSWTLGYPPDVDWNAPIPVKPLTALLEDAAARFAERPFLDFMGKRSTYAEVARMVDRAARGFQAIGVSKGVRVGLFLPNTPYFVICYFAILKAGGTVVNFNPLYAERELHHQITDSGVELMVTLDLKVLYGKMARMLAESGLKRLVICPMADILPFPKNWLFPIVKRAEVARIPADDRHLSFRRLVANDGAPKPVAIDPTEDVAVLQYTGGTTGVPKGAMLTHANLFANTEQCSLWFVGARQGEERMLGVLPFFHVFAMTVVMNFSIRIGAEIVMLPRFELDQVMETIHARKPTLFPAVPTIYTAINHHRHLEKYDLSSIRYCLSGGAPLPVEVKEAFERNTGCVLVEGYGLSESSPVATANPITGLNKAGSIGLPLPGTLIEIVSLEEPRRVLPVGEKGEVCIRGPQVMKGYWNKPSETALTLVDGRLHTGDVGYMDEDGYTHIVDRIKDMILCSGFNVYPRNVEEAIYLHPAVAECVVAGLPDEYRGQTVKAYIRVDDGKTLTREELIGFLKDKLSPIEMPKAIEFRGELPKTMIGKLSRKALLDEEAERRKGS, from the coding sequence ATGGGGGATGCGGCCCGCACATTGCCGGACCAGAGCTGGACCCTGGGCTACCCGCCCGACGTGGACTGGAACGCGCCGATTCCGGTGAAGCCGCTGACCGCGCTGCTTGAGGACGCGGCGGCCCGTTTCGCCGAGCGCCCCTTCCTGGACTTCATGGGCAAGCGTTCGACCTACGCGGAGGTGGCGCGGATGGTGGACCGCGCCGCCCGCGGCTTTCAGGCGATCGGCGTCAGCAAGGGCGTGCGCGTCGGGCTGTTCCTGCCCAACACGCCTTATTTCGTGATCTGCTATTTCGCGATCCTGAAGGCCGGCGGGACGGTGGTGAACTTCAACCCTCTCTACGCCGAGCGCGAGCTGCACCACCAGATCACCGACAGCGGCGTCGAGCTGATGGTCACGCTCGACCTCAAGGTGCTCTACGGCAAGATGGCCCGGATGCTCGCCGAATCAGGGCTGAAGCGGCTGGTGATCTGCCCGATGGCCGACATCCTGCCCTTCCCCAAGAACTGGCTGTTCCCCATCGTGAAGCGGGCGGAGGTCGCACGCATCCCCGCGGACGACCGCCACCTGTCCTTCCGCCGGCTCGTCGCCAACGACGGCGCCCCGAAGCCGGTCGCCATCGACCCGACGGAGGACGTGGCGGTGCTGCAATACACCGGCGGCACCACCGGCGTGCCCAAGGGCGCCATGCTGACCCACGCCAACCTGTTCGCCAACACCGAGCAGTGCAGCCTGTGGTTCGTCGGCGCGCGGCAGGGGGAGGAGCGGATGCTGGGCGTGCTGCCCTTCTTCCACGTCTTCGCCATGACCGTGGTGATGAACTTCAGCATCCGCATAGGGGCGGAGATCGTGATGCTGCCCCGCTTCGAGCTGGATCAGGTGATGGAGACCATCCACGCCAGGAAACCGACGCTGTTCCCGGCGGTGCCGACCATCTACACGGCGATCAACCACCACAGGCACTTGGAAAAATACGACCTTTCCTCGATCCGCTACTGCCTGTCGGGCGGCGCCCCCCTGCCGGTGGAGGTCAAGGAGGCGTTCGAGCGGAACACCGGCTGCGTCCTGGTGGAGGGTTACGGCCTGTCCGAATCCTCCCCCGTCGCCACCGCGAATCCGATAACCGGGCTGAACAAGGCCGGCTCCATCGGCCTGCCCCTGCCCGGCACGCTGATTGAGATCGTCAGCCTGGAGGAGCCGCGCCGCGTCCTGCCCGTCGGCGAGAAAGGCGAGGTGTGCATCCGCGGCCCGCAGGTGATGAAGGGCTATTGGAACAAGCCGTCCGAAACGGCGCTGACCCTGGTGGACGGGCGCCTGCACACCGGCGACGTCGGCTACATGGACGAGGACGGCTACACCCACATCGTCGACCGCATCAAGGACATGATCCTGTGCAGCGGCTTCAACGTCTACCCGCGCAACGTGGAGGAGGCGATCTACCTGCACCCCGCCGTCGCGGAATGCGTGGTCGCCGGCCTGCCCGACGAATACCGCGGCCAGACGGTGAAGGCCTACATCCGCGTCGACGACGGCAAGACCCTGACGCGCGAGGAACTGATCGGCTTCCTCAAAGACAAGCTCTCCCCCATCGAGATGCCCAAGGCGATCGAGTTCCGCGGCGAGTTGCCCAAGACGATGATCGGCAAGCTGTCGCGCAAGGCCCTGCTCGACGAGGAGGCGGAGCGGCGGAAGGGCTCGTAA